TATTGGAACTGGAATTTATCATACCGATTTGAAGGTTGATTTTTATGTTGTTGGCTCACCTGCAATGCCATCTGGTTTAATTTTCGAGTGCAAATGGCAAGAAAGCCCTGGTTCAGTTGATGAAAAGTTTCCTTACTTGAATATGAATATTCAGCACTATTACCCTGCACCAACTATTGTAATTTTAGGCGGTGAAGGTATGCGAGAAGGCGCAAGCAAATGGCTGAAAGCAAGGGTTAATGACAACCATAATTTATTAGCAGTTTATAGTTTAGACAGATTCATTGCTTGGGCAAATAAAAATCTTTAAAAGATGTAATTAATAGTTCGTCAATCATGCCTCTATTTTTTGTATTTGAGTTAATTGAACGCGTTGCTTTAATTTTATAGGTTTCAAAATTGATATCAGTATAAATTTTTTGAATAAATTCACTATCAGAATTACACACCATAACTTTGACACCACGACTTGCTAACTCTGCACAAGTATCTCTTAAAAGTTCTTGGTCTTTTTTGCTAAAACAATTTTGACTATAAGCAGTGAAATAGCTAGTATCACTGATAGGATGGTAGGGCGGATCAAAAAATACAAAGTCATCACTGCTAGTAGCATGATTTAGAACTTCTGTAAAATCTGCTTGTTGAATTTCTGCATAAAACAGTGCTTCTGAGGCTACTCTCAGTAAATTTTCATGACAAATATTAGGATTTTCATATCTGCCTAATGGCACATTGAATTTCCCCTGCGAATTAACTCGATAAAGACCATTAAAACAAGTCTTATTAAGATAAATGAAACGAGCAGCTTTTTCTATATCACTACCAACACTTCTGTTTCGGACGCTATAGTAATAATCTTTATCATGTCTGATTTTATGCTCCTTCAACAGAGAAATTAATTCCTCAACATGATCCCTAACACAACAATAAGTGTTAATTAATTCGGCATTAATATCAGTTAAGATTGCTGTACTTGGTTGGAGATAGAAAAAAACTGCACCACCCCCTAAAAATGGCTCATAGTAATTTTTATAATTCTTGGGAAAATAAGGAATATATTGCTGTATCAACCTACTTTTGCCCCCTGCCCACTTCAAAAATGGACGTGGGCTAGTTTCCTTGGGGATTTGAATTACCATTTACTTCCGATTTAACTAAAAATAATCACAACTAAATAAAGCCAATATAACCGAAGAGCCAAATTTTAGATTAGCTGGCTAAATTTCTAGCCACATATATTACAATTGAGTAGATAAAGCATATCAAAACAAACGTAAGTATATAACAAGGCAGTTTACATTCAGATGTTTGACGGATTTTGGGATAACGTCTTTCGCTACCCCCGGTACTTAATTTCTATCGTCTTAGGACTGTTTTTAAACACCTTTGCGCCATTAGTGCCACTATTGAAACGTCCTGTCACCTCGATCGCTATCTTGGGTTTATTGGTGAGTAGTCTAGTCTTTCTGACTTTTACTCTACGGGCAATGCTGGGCTTGAGTGCAATCTAGACTAGCGTTATATCGGGGCTGTGCCCCACAGACGGTTGCTCTTGGCGTTGCTCGCGCTAAGTACTGTCTACCCAACCTGCATCTATTTTTGTCGTACAACCTCTGTGATGAGGCGAAATTTTTATGGCTACAAATCGTCGGGTTTCCCGCGTTGCTGAACTGATCAAACGGGAAGTTAGCCAAATGCTACTCAACGGCATTAAGGATGACCGTGTGGGTACTGGAATGGTTAGTGTGACTGATGTTGATGTTTCTGGCGATCTCCAACACGCCAAAATCTACGTCAGCATCTATGGTACAGATGAAGCTAAGGTAGAAACAATGGCAGGCTTAAAGTCGGCCACAGGTTACGTCCGCAGCGAACTTGGGGCGCGGGTACGGCTACGTCGGACACCAGAAGTGATATTTCTCGAAGATCGCTCTATAGAACGCGGTAATAAAGTATTGGCACTGCTAAATCAACTTAATCACGATCGCCCGCCAGAAAATCTCGTAGCAGTAGAAGACAGCACTGTTCAAAATGATGATGAATTCTCCGAATAAGTAACTAAAACAACAATGTAACTTTAGAACAATTAACCTCAGCAAATCCGCCAAACACTTTACAGACGTGACGAGATCGCGTCTGTTTTAATGTAACCATAGCTTAATTCAGGGATTCAGTACTTGTCTTGGCTTTCGTCTCTACTCTAGTGTTCTCCCAATACTTGTCGGGTTTTGGGGAAAAGGGAAAGGGGAAAGAAAAAACCTTTAACCTTTACCCTTTTCCCAAAACCCAATTCCGAGTTAAAAATGCAAAACCTACGCAGTATTGAGTGTTCTCCCTTCTCCTACTCCCACAGCAATTGAATATTTTTTGATTTGGAATTGCCTGACTCCAGCCCCTTGCAGATATTTATCTAAGGAAAACTGTTGAATGTGAGTGCTGAAAATAACCTAAAATAATTACAATTTTACTTAAGAAATTGTTAACAGATGCTATGGTTAAAGCCTTCGTAGTATACTTTAGCCGTTATGTTTTGCAACAGTTTATACCCTAGTAACTGACAAATATTATTGTGTTGTTTACCCTTAGATGAATACCCGCAGTTATAGATCAAGCTTTAAGGTGACTATTTGATATGTAAGCGAATCACAATATAAACTCTTCCCATCTACCAAATCTTGCCTAAATACAGTAATGGCAAGACTTTCAGACTTGTGGCATCAAAGTCATATAGCTGCATAAGCAGGTTAAGTTAACTACTTGGAATTTTTTTTGTAAAGCGGATTTGAGGGAAATGTCAGGATTCGTTGACTTTCTTAACATTTCTTGAGATAATTTCAGGAGATGTAGCGTCAAAATAAAAATAGTTCCGTATAGCAAACTACAAAATCCTAGCCACAAGTCTAATTTCTGTAATGTTTGTTCCTAATTATTAACGGGAACACTATCGTAAGTGTTAATTTGTGAGTAAAAAACATGAGTGTGAATACGGTGCCTTCTATCAATTACTACTCTCTAGATGTGATTCAAGACGAAGCACGCCGACTGGTGCAAAAGGGAATGGTTAGCCGGCAACAGCCAATATATAGCCTCTGCCAATACATTCCAGCTAGAGAGTGGGTTTGCGTTGAATGTGAATTAGAGAAATGTGACTTTTTGTTACGCGATCGCATTGGCGACCTAATTGGTCGCGAACAGTGGGACAACGACTAATCAATTTTTGATTTCGGATTTCGGATTGGGAGCTTATTTTCGATGTGTGAATGTCACCATTAACGATTCGACAACCAATCTGGGGGATAATCTCTGGTTTTTGATGAGCATTGCCCTATACAGAATCTTGAGTTTTTGATTAACACAGAAGCATTTGAGTCTGAATTTATACAGCTTTTCAAGTTAAAGAAGGCATCAGAAGCATTTATTCTGTAGATTTGGTGTCTTTGCTTGAATTTAGTATGTAGATTCTGTGGCGTTCCTACATTGCTTCGATAGAAGTGTAGGAACTCCAATTTTGACTCGTAATTTATTGCATCCCTTACTTGAGGGAAGTGATAGTATGCTTGCTGTTAAAAGCCAAAATTAGCCCTGAAAAGTTTGCTAAGTCAGGTGCTAACCGTCACCAGTTGCGAGAAAACAGGGAACCTCCGCAAGCAACTGGCTCAACTTTCGCAAAATTCAAAATTTGTTTGTATAGTATTTTTCTGAAAAAATCTCGGCAAGCATAAAAAAATCATCTTGACATTTTTGAGGGAAGGTTCAAGTCCCATCTCTCATAGGTGGCTCCCTCTCATGGCTTCTGCCGATGCTCTCTACGAGATGCTAAAAGCGTAGCTTGCTTCCCTGTGAGGTATCGTGCCTTCTGCTTCCTTTACTTGACTATTATCCTACTTGCTCTAAATATTGATTAATGTCTTCAATGATGCGAGTAAGTTCAGCTTCAGTAGTCAAGCGGATATTAATGTTGCGGACAGTCAGCAAAACTTTGGCTGCGAAAGGCGTTGGCCAGATATTAGGATTACAAAAAACTTCTAAAAATACTTCACCCGTGTAACGATATTCTAGGGGAGGCTGGGGAGTGACTCTACCACCGCCAGGAGTGGGTTTAGCGGCGACAGCTTTCAAGCGCTCCATTAGTTGATCTGTTGCTGTCTTTAATTCTCGTGCTGCTTGGGGTGAAAAACTAAAGGAGACTGAACCTTCAATTAGGTTTAATGTTAGAGGAGTTGAAGACATATCTTTTTTATTAAAAGTTCTTGATAAGTACTAATATTACCGGAAGAAGGGGTCTGAATCCCATTCTCATAGTTCTCCGTATTTTCTAGATTTATGGCTGGGGACTGGGGACTGAGTTGAAAGTCTAGTTTGTATATAGGTTTTATTATCAGTTAATGTCCTAAGCTCCTTGTCCGTTGCTATTTAAAAAAAAGTTAATGAAAGCTAGACATCTTGATACAGAAACGGTGAGGTTAGAAGCTCTCCGCCAGTATCAAATTCTTGACACTGAACCTGAAGAAGCCTACGACAATCTTGCTCAATTAGCGGCATTTATTTGCGGTACTCCTATATCCTTGGTAAATTTCATTGATGAAAACCGTCAATGGTTTAAGGCAAAAGTAGGTTTAGATGTATCAGAAATGCCCCGGAGTGTTGGGTTATCTTATCTTTGTCAAGAGCAGCGTAATGTTGTGGTGGTTCCTGATACCCTAGCTGATGAAAAATTGGCAAGTAATCCAGTAGTAAGTGGCTATCCTTATATACGGTTTTATGCAGGTGTACCCTTAATTACTCCAATGGGAGATATGCTAGGAACCCTATGCGTGATTGACCAAGTTCCTCGACAAATAAGCCAAAAACAAATAGAGGCGCTTGTAGCTCTAAGTCGCCTGATAATCGACCAACTAGAACTCAGGCGTCATGAAGGACTACGAGAAAGTGAAGAACGTTGGCAATTAGCATTACATGGTAATAATGATGGTATTTGGGATTGGAATATCAAGACTAATGAAGTGTTCTTCTCAACTCAATGGAAGGAAATGCTCGGCTATAAAGACCACGAAGTTTCCAACTGTTGCGATGAATGGACAAAACGAATCCATCCCGATGAGCGAGATTCGGTACTTCAAGCCTTCCAAGACCACTTTGCCAAGAAAACACCGTTTTACGTCTGTGAATATCGAGTCCAGTGCCAAGACGGCAGCTATAAATGGATTCTAGATCGAGGACAGGCACTTTGGGACGCATTGGGTGATGTGGTGCGGATGGTGGGTTCTTATACTGATATCACAGATCGCAAGCGGGCAGATGAAGAATTAAAACGGCAAAATATGCGATCGCAATTATTCGCTGAAATCACCCTGAAAATTCGAGAATCTTTACAAATAGATGAAATTCTGAAAACCTCTGTGACAGAGGTACAAAAATTACTACAAGCTGACCGTGTGTTAATTTTTCGATTGGATACTGACGGCTCAGGAACAGTGGTACAAGAAGCTGTGCTGCCTGGTTATCCGGTAATTTTGGGAGAAAATATTTTTGATCCCTGCTTTCAAGAACAATATATAGAAAGATATCGTCAGGGAAGGGTCAGTGCCATTGAAGACATTGAAGCCGCTCATATCCAACCATGCCATCGAAAATTTCTTCAGCAGTTTGCTGTCAGAGCGAATCTGGTAGTGCCGATTCTGATCAGAGATGGCATTTGGGGCTTGTTGCTAGCTCATCAGTGTGCCGCACCTCGACAGTGGAATAACTTTGAGACGGAGTTGTTACAGCAACTAGGAAACCAAATTGGGATTGCTTTATCTCAAGCACAACTATTAGAAAAAGAAACCCAGCAAACTCAGGAACTTGCTCGTTCCAATGCTGAATTAGAACAGTTTGCCTACGTTGCTTCCCATGACTTGCAAGAGCCGTTGCGAATGGTAACTAGTTATCTACAACTACTAGAGCGAAGATACAAAAATCAACTAGATGCCAATGCCGACCAGTTTATCACCTACGCAGTAGATGGGGCTAGGCGGATGCAGACCTTGATCAACGATTTGTTGAACTATTCTCGCGTCAGCACTCGTGGACAACCATTTATGCTGGTTGATTGTAATGTAATCTTAGAGCAGGCGATCGCTAATCTCCAACTGGCGATCGCAGATAGTAGAGCAGTTGTCACCTATGATACCCTACCTCAAGTGATGGCTGATGCTACTCAATTGACACAAGTACTTCAAAACCTTATTGCCAACGCGATTAAATTTTGCCAGCACCAACAGCCACGAATTCATATTGGATT
This Nostoc sp. C052 DNA region includes the following protein-coding sequences:
- a CDS encoding PD-(D/E)XK nuclease superfamily protein → MALTQGGRANKSGNILEGNVEAILNGHNYFQIGNYVQKEFILNAALLPKRYGKEVYIGTGIYHTDLKVDFYVVGSPAMPSGLIFECKWQESPGSVDEKFPYLNMNIQHYYPAPTIVILGGEGMREGASKWLKARVNDNHNLLAVYSLDRFIAWANKNL
- a CDS encoding DNA adenine methylase, producing MVIQIPKETSPRPFLKWAGGKSRLIQQYIPYFPKNYKNYYEPFLGGGAVFFYLQPSTAILTDINAELINTYCCVRDHVEELISLLKEHKIRHDKDYYYSVRNRSVGSDIEKAARFIYLNKTCFNGLYRVNSQGKFNVPLGRYENPNICHENLLRVASEALFYAEIQQADFTEVLNHATSSDDFVFFDPPYHPISDTSYFTAYSQNCFSKKDQELLRDTCAELASRGVKVMVCNSDSEFIQKIYTDINFETYKIKATRSINSNTKNRGMIDELLITSFKDFYLPKQ
- a CDS encoding DUF751 family protein; protein product: MFDGFWDNVFRYPRYLISIVLGLFLNTFAPLVPLLKRPVTSIAILGLLVSSLVFLTFTLRAMLGLSAI
- the rbfA gene encoding 30S ribosome-binding factor RbfA, translating into MATNRRVSRVAELIKREVSQMLLNGIKDDRVGTGMVSVTDVDVSGDLQHAKIYVSIYGTDEAKVETMAGLKSATGYVRSELGARVRLRRTPEVIFLEDRSIERGNKVLALLNQLNHDRPPENLVAVEDSTVQNDDEFSE
- a CDS encoding DUF4327 family protein, which translates into the protein MSVNTVPSINYYSLDVIQDEARRLVQKGMVSRQQPIYSLCQYIPAREWVCVECELEKCDFLLRDRIGDLIGREQWDND
- a CDS encoding GAF domain-containing protein; this translates as MKARHLDTETVRLEALRQYQILDTEPEEAYDNLAQLAAFICGTPISLVNFIDENRQWFKAKVGLDVSEMPRSVGLSYLCQEQRNVVVVPDTLADEKLASNPVVSGYPYIRFYAGVPLITPMGDMLGTLCVIDQVPRQISQKQIEALVALSRLIIDQLELRRHEGLRESEERWQLALHGNNDGIWDWNIKTNEVFFSTQWKEMLGYKDHEVSNCCDEWTKRIHPDERDSVLQAFQDHFAKKTPFYVCEYRVQCQDGSYKWILDRGQALWDALGDVVRMVGSYTDITDRKRADEELKRQNMRSQLFAEITLKIRESLQIDEILKTSVTEVQKLLQADRVLIFRLDTDGSGTVVQEAVLPGYPVILGENIFDPCFQEQYIERYRQGRVSAIEDIEAAHIQPCHRKFLQQFAVRANLVVPILIRDGIWGLLLAHQCAAPRQWNNFETELLQQLGNQIGIALSQAQLLEKETQQTQELARSNAELEQFAYVASHDLQEPLRMVTSYLQLLERRYKNQLDANADQFITYAVDGARRMQTLINDLLNYSRVSTRGQPFMLVDCNVILEQAIANLQLAIADSRAVVTYDTLPQVMADATQLTQVLQNLIANAIKFCQHQQPRIHIGLGTGDWGLGDKGAGGEINNAPYPMPTANEYLFWVRDNGIGLESQYAERIFIIFQRLHGRDKYQGTGIGLAICKKIIERHGGRIWVESKPGQGSTFYFTIPDIAGKQW